The sequence TATTCACCAACAGAGAACCACTTACTGTTTAATGGAACTTATTGCTGTGTGGGTTTGGAATAGTAGCTTGTCAAGCTTGAGCTGCTGCATCTACTGCCTCTCAGATTTTTAACCGGATAAATTATTGTGGAAGAACTTTCACATCAAAATGCCTTTGCTTTTAGTATGGAGTGAAAAACTGGTTTGATGTCTTCAGTGGAATTATCAACACTGCTTCATTAGtcatatatatttgtatgtatgtttttgttGGGCCCATAAGCTGCTCAAACTTTTTTTATGCTTGAATTTCATCAACATCGTTGACAAAGAAACCTTGATGAAATTACTTTTGAGCTTGTCTTAAGTTTTAAagtttgaatatgtatatttgatTCTAAtgctgtttgaaatgttttttttctgttgacaatACTGAGGAAAATGTGCTTTACCTGAAGGCCAGGTAATGGGTGTGACTATTGTGCTACCTAAAAAATATTCCTTAGTTCCCAGACCCAGCTGGATCTTGCTGCACCCACAGCCCTTTTCAGCAGAGGATTAGTTTCCCTATGCACCTATtcttatttctttaaataagaATCAATCAGCTTACTGGCAAGAAAACAGTTGGATCATGTCCCAGATATCTTAGTCTGTTTACCAAGAAGGTGTAAGTTAGATTCCCAGACTCCAGCTGTCATGTTCAGTGGTAAGCATTATTAGCAGAGGTACTTCACAAATAGAATTAGTTGTATTATGCCCAGCTTGttcaagaacaaaaccaagaagaCCCACAGTTTACAATTAACTGtaaattcatttaaagaatAGAAGTCAACAAAAGAGCgaacaaaacaaccaaacaaaacaacGCTGGGGTGCCTGGAAACACAAGATCTGATTTGATAAAATGAGCTAAAGTACTTCCAGatggctgctggaggagctcAGAATAGTTTGTTATTGTGCTCAGTGTCCATGTTAACTATCTTCCCAAACCAAAACCAGTGCAGCTTCTAAAGAGAAAGCAACaagtcacacaacacacaactacAGCAACGTCAAATGACAGAGGAGCTAGCTGCTCAAACTAACTACCTGCACCCTGTTCATGTGCATATTTATGTACCGTGACACCGTCTGTATTGGGGAACACAAGCTGTCTCAGTCAATAGTTTGGTGCTCCAGAGAACTGCTGAACAAAAACCAACCAAAACATAAAAACCCTTCTGTGTGAGAGAACTCTGCTACAGCCTTCATGAGGGAAACAACTGCCCAAGTCTCCACCTCCAGTCCGACAGCCACAGAGCATAACTTAATGTCACCATTCTCTGAatgcaatattttaattattgttaatgtacaacaataaaaactttatatatgattaaagattaaattaacatgaaatcaactttattaatccctgaaaAGAATTTGTTCACTGTAGTCAGTCTATGTTAATCAAGGCATAGTTTATATGTGTacaggcgacacacacacatagacttgGTGGAccgagctactgctgcccctgACAAGAACAGTAAAGCTGAGTCAACGATGACGATTTTTATATTCGGTGGTCATGTCGACGTTCTCTTTATATGAGGCTAGATATTTGGTACCCATTTGAGTGTTGAATTGTTACTGATTGCCCTTCCTTTTTTGTAGGATGTGTGGCTGCTATGAGGGGCTAGATGGAGGGAACACCGCTGATGCACTTGTGGATTTCACTGGAGGCGTGTCAGAACCGATGGACCTGACAGAGAATGGCTTCAAAGAAGACAAGGAGAAATGTGACGAGCTGTTTGAGAGAGTCCTGAAAGTCCACAACAGAGGAGGCCTCATAAGCTGCTCCATCCGGGTGAGGAGAGGACAACGCCTCTCAAATCCTAAGAGGCGTTGTCCAGCCTGCAGGTAGCAGTCAGTTTGCTACCTGCAGACTGACTGAATTTAGCTGTCGTCTAGGCAACCAGCGCAGCAGACATGGAGGCCCGCCTGGCCTGTGGCCTGGTGAAGGGCCACGCCTACGCAGTGACAGATGTCCGCAGGGTGAGGCTAGGTCATGGCCTGCTGGCGTTCTTCAAGTCAGATAAACTCACTATGATCCGCATGAGGAACCCCTGGGGTCAAAGCGAGTGGAGTGGACCCTGGAGTGACAGGTAAAGATGAAGCTGAAGagaacaggaacaacaaaaTGATGTctctcattcattctttctttttttttaaaaatcatcccATGTGTAGAATGAAAATTAGTTTCCCAATGCACAATTGTGACCAGAACTACAGTAAGCCTGATTCATTGATAGTGAATGGAGTGAGAAGAGGTCAATCACTGGAATCCAACACTGCATTTCTTCAGTACTCATAAAAATAGGCTTgggttttttccttttattgttttctatTCTACATTATGAAATTcatttaaaagattttaaagaCAGAACGTAaacttaaacttaaaaaaacaaaaaaaacatgaccgAAGCTGTTCATCAGTTGTTATGTTCTGATCCAATTCTCATATCATTCTTGATTTGCTAGACCTGGCTCTGGGTCTTCAATCATAAGTTTATAGGTATTTGTTTCAAGACCCAATCATTGCAAAGTGCAAGTAAAGTCATTCCAAGTACAAGTAAAGTCCCAGTTGTTGCTTCTGAGAGGAAAACTGAATATAACAGAAGTTCTTGCTGAATAAGCCAGTGTTcgtcttcatttttttcaacgACATGAATagtttacatacagtacatcttcCAGGCATCGTACAAGATTCTGCAGAATTAGTAGAATATTTTCACCCTTTTAACTCCCAAGTtagtcgtcatcatcatcatcatttctgcTAATTAATAGGAGATTATTCATTTTGTGAAAATTCTAAAAATCATTAACAGATTATCAAAGGGTTTTCTATCCTTTACAGGCCTTTTGACAGGGCCTATTTTCTGGTACTCCCTATagtcaaaacacaaaaggatgATGCTTTCCCCCCAATTCACCGTATATGTGGAGATAATGTAAGCATTTCAAAGTATCAACAAGTTAGTAAAGGAAATGACAGGGACtttaaaatacagaattaaTCATCTGCTTGGAGGAAGTTGATTGAATGATTTGCACGCTCTGTTTACAAGGTCTTTATTTCAGAATGTGTGTAATTGCTTCAGCTCGGCATTCAGTAACCGTGAGTTCTGGAGATGAACAACCAATGTTTTGTATAGATAGTCTATCGAAGGTTTTATCAGTGTTTATAGCTATTCTGTGTTTGGCTTTGTCTTCCATTTTGCCAGACGAACAATACTGAAGTTTACAGAAGCTATTTGCTGCCAAAAAATTTTAAAGAAATCCAGTGTGGTCTGGATTTATTAATTGTGACAGAAATTGGCTGAGCCTGTTAGCAGGGCTTTAGACATTCATTCATATACCTTCTTTGACCTGCATTAGTTGTCCGTTTTCTGCTGTTATAAAAGGATTTAAGACAGACTAGACATGagttatttagttttattttatatactgttgtaatccccgaagggaaattaatagcACACTCTAGTAATCTGTCAAtcacatgtatatactgtatattagggtgtacaggccctgaacacacatacacacattaggggcctgtaggcatgcagtgggagggGCAGACAGCAAGAagggcgggcagctccttcttggtgcgccctaatgagcaactttttaagggggacggcgccttgctcaagggtgccagctgtgctctggaggtgagctgacacctcccactgtcagctcacactccgattgGCTGGatgggagcaggaatcaaactgGTGATCTTGTgttcattggacgacctgctctaccactgaccCACTGCCACCCCCCTGTATGCATACATACAATTAATTTACCGTGTAAGGTGTAACCCCAATGCtagtacatatactgtactacaTGGTATACTAGTACAAGAGACTGcttttccttttaaaataaGCTATGATGTCTTCCGTAGTACAAAAGAATTCTGACGGGAAACACTGTCTCTGAGAATATAAGCTACAGGATGTCTGCTACCTGAAAAACTTAACATTGTTGACATTTTCTCAAATTAACTTTGTCTTCCTGAtaataaatgtgattattaAATCTCAGTTGCAAATGCTTTAGATATTATAATGGTTTCATTAATACAGTATTGTCtttaacatgaaaaaatgtgttgtattcatgTTTAAAGCTTTAGAGACTACAAGTTGTGGTCTATATCTACctgtttttgttccttttctACTGAGGCATCAGACTAGAACAGGGCTATATTTTCACATCACTCATGAGCAGGACCACACAAAACTTTTACTTCTTCAACTGAGAAAACAACTCATAACCCAGCGTGCTAACTTTCGTGCTGGCTACTTGACAATCTGCTGCAAACAATACCTGTGCTGACGAAACCCAATTTTCTGATTAGTTGAGACGTATAGAAATGCATAGTTGATCCCCATTAACAACAAAAGTGAAAGAGAATGTTCTTCTACTGAGAAATAATCTATTTAAGTTACTTTATTCCCTACATGTCTATGGTGAGTGGAAATCTGTGAAGGAGAAATTGTTAAATGGGTGGAATACACTTTGTTAAAACAAACTTAATATCTTCCAGTTTGTACATTAACTGATGTCAGAATGGAAACTTgaacttgaaataaaaatggaaactaCTTCCTAGTgctcattttttttatgtctcatCAAGCTGAAAGACATTTATCGgaaattttgttgttgtctgcAGTTCTGAGGAGTGGAAAAAAGTCAGTAAAAGTGAGAGGGAGAAGATCGGAGTGACTGTCCAAGATGATGGAGAATTCTGGTGAGTGTTAGAGCAgcactgccctctgctggatgTCACTGAAACTTAAAGTAATCCTCATTATAGTGGAATATTGATAAGTAATGTCCTTATTTGTGGAATTCATTGATTTCTTATTTCCAAACATATCTTTATTCATCACAAACATCTCTGATTTTGACTTTTTGAAACTTAAATCAGATTTTCCTTCTCTTCTACAGGATGACGTTTGATGACTTCATTGCTAACTTCACTGATCTCATCCTGTGCCGTCTTATCAACACATCTTACCTGAGCGTCCATAAGACCTGGGAGGAGGCCGTGATGAATGGCTCTTGGCGTCGCCATGACGACCCTATTCTCAACCGAGCTGGAGGTTGcaccaacaacaaacaatccTTCCTCCAGAACCCTCAggtgttcatttttctttgattCCAGGTTTGTTGGTGATACAAAAGAGTGCAATCTAACAGTGAGTTGTTCTTCTGTTGCAGTTTTTGTTTGATGTGACAAAACCGGAGGATGAGGTTCTGATCTGTCTGCAGCAGAGAGACCGCAGAGCCACACTGAGAGATGGAAGAGGAGAAAACCTAGCTATCGGATTTGACATACACAGGGTTAGCTCACAAGATATTCAGCTATGTTACTCACAGAGAACacgacaaataaaataaaaacctcagAAGGTGTCAATGTCTTAAAGGGCCAGGTCAGGAAGAACCCTAAAggtatatttttaaatactatATTAATCCCCTGAGGGAATCTTTTTTCTCTGCAGTCGATCCATCCCAGTGGAGTTGTGGGAAGTCCTCAGGGAATCCAGGGAGCATGTTGGGGTTAAGTGTCGAGCAAGACAGGTGATATAAGGCatatagacagaaaaaacaatgtcATTTCAAAATCGGTCCTCAATAAACCAATATTTAGTTCTCATTAATTCTGGTATGAGTTCCTCTGGAGATACTCAGACACGTGTTTGGCAGCTACCTTCTCCAGAGTCTATCTCGTAGACTGGTAATTTATGTGTGCCGTGTAAGGTACCCTAGCTTTGGGGCTGACGATGCTTTTATGTTCTTACCCACCTTCCTGCCCAAATGCTTGTAGTCTGGGTGAATTAATCAAGGTCTGACAGAGGCCCAGATCTTTCTCCCTGGACGTATCACTGAAGTTGTATTTGAAGTTGAAGTCCATCTTGGGGTTGGAGCAAATCAGTTATCCGCTGTGTTTCTGTCCTGTATGTGGAGAATGTCCTGCAAAGGATGCCATGCAGCTGCTGCCACACGTTATTCAGCTCTTATTTAAGCTGTTGGATCATTGTTGGTCATCATGTGGTCTCTTCCAACCCAAAACATTCAGCTAGCAGGCTAGGAATAATGATGTCATTGTCTGTACACACCAATCACATGCATCCTAATATTGTTTATCCAAAGATTGACTCGGCATCCTCGTCAAACACCGacttcttttttgttcttgGCTTTGAGTTGCTTCACTTGATTGCGTTAATGCGCTGCATTTGTGCGGGGCTCCTGTCTGGATACTTCAAGGTTACTCCAGGCTCGACATCCCCTGGATCACAGTGGGGGAACTTTCCAAGTAGAGTAACTCCAGTACCGTCTGcatctattttcatttcattttggcCTGGTGGATTTTCAGGccatgtcagttttttttacatatcttGCAAATAACAAATGTCCcactcatttcttttcatacacattttgtatttagtttgCCATATGTCCACATccttttgtttgtctgaatgaGATGCTCTCTGGCATCccttgggtttttgttttgcatatTGATCCATCCCTTCTTgtggattatttaaaaaaaatgtgggcCAGCTGATCCTGTCTAGTAGTCACCATTCTGTTCTTGTTGGTTCCACACAGGTAGAACAGGTGTctgtttttgaacatgttttaagcctccaaaaagaaacaaaactattaaaaaaaagtctaaaatttAAACCAATAGACCTTGTGCTGAAAAAGCGGACTAAAGTCTTTATCCTCATCCTTTCATTCCATAAAAACATAATGTCCTCCGAGGGAAATGAGCTGTATAAAAGGGACTAAAGatgcaataaaaatgtaatgtgttcttattttttttggaccaaagagtcagttttgtttttcagttcagaaaagaaaaaaatcataatcTAAACAATAAAGTTTTCTCTAAATTAGAGATGTAGATTAATTGTTTTCAGTTCATAAACACATAGCATCCTATTGTACATGCATATAAGTAGAATCTGTTCAGGCAGAACTGAACTTAACAACCACTTAATTTCACAAGCTTGGTGCATTCGTCATTAACTATCACAACCCACATTCATACGTCCACTTACATGCATCATCTGTCCACTCAGattgtttgacttttgacttttatATGAGCATTTTGAACTTTGGTAGGAAGGAAGTCAGTGCATTTTTCAAACAAGAATGTAAATGTTCATGGCACACTGTTCATCTGTGTTGGTGTTAACATTATTAAGTGTTGAGAAAGATGATTCAGGGGTATATGTAGAGCCAAACAGTCAAGTTTTCTGCTGACATTTTATAAAGGAAAGTAAATATCACATGTCATCTATATCCAAACGGAAGAAGGGACACAAACGTGTCTGGTTCCGATCAATAACTTTATGTTAAGTTCATGTGTCTTTATCTTACAACATAAAAGACTGTGGAATTATAAACAGACGTTGGTCATAGCTTACTTCAAATTTCAAACTAACTTTTAATAGAATAGGTCTAGGATATTATGGGGTCTACAAAAAGACACACCATGACCAAACAGCTAAGcttttactgtatattctgaTACTATTGTGTGTAAAGTATGTTTACAGCCGTTGTGGGAGTTGAAATGGAGATTCTActgttctgtctttgtgtccaGGTGGAGTTGAATAGGAAATACCGTATGCATGTCACCCAACAGAAGGTTGGTGGAAGCATCTACATCAATTCCAGGTCTGTATTTTCACGTATCGACCTGACAGAGGGACGCTATGTCATCATTCCCACAACTTTTGACCCGAACCTGGAGGGAGATTTCCTGCTCCGCATCTTTACTGATGTAACGTCACACTGCAGGTAGAGACACTGGCCTCAGGTCCAGTCCACTTTTTATTGTGTCATAagttttttctaaatgtttgaTCACAAACAGAGACATTTAAAAAAGCCTCTATAACAACTTCAATATGACTACACTTTTAAAAAGTTTAGCATTTGAGGTCTGTATAGTCAAAATCTCAAATTTGAAAATTTGCAAGATTTCTTAAAATAGGCTTGGGTAACACTGGTAGATGAGACTAGTTCTGTTCTAGTTCTTTATGAATTGGTCTCTAGTAACAAGGATTTCCACATCATCAGCAGCCACATTAAGAGAAGTATTGTGTAAAATCAGCAGAACAAATTCCTTTCTCAGTGACCCCTTTAGTTTGTCCAAACTGGACCATCCTCACAACGCCAcctgagagtgtgtgttcagggtatGCCAGCAGTCTGCATGGTTAAGAGAAATGGTACCATGCAGCATAGAGGATAAAATTACAGCATATATGCCACAGTTTTTCTCAGATTAACAGTCCCACACCTGAAGACACCTGTATTGCAATACCAATGTACAAATACACAAAGACTCCTGATCCAGCACCTCAGTTCTGCCCTGAGGCATAAAAAACTGAGACCCCATGATGTCTTCACTGCTTTTAAACCAAAGGTGTGGCAGAATACAAGTGCAGCCGGCTCAGTGGGAAATTGTTGTCTGTGGAGTTACATTGAATATCTGACAGACCATCCTGTCGAGAACATTGTGTACTGATGATTTAGCAGGTAGTTACATCTGAATGCCATCTACACAACTGTGAGCTGAACTACCTAATCTGTGGGTGATATCAGCCAGTGGCGCATGAATAGAGAAAATGGGACAGTACCAGGGACAGACCCTTAAGGAATGCTGTACTTTAATCAGCCTTTATTTCACCAGGAAATGGAAAATGTTTAAATCCAAGAAATATGTGCTATGAAAAAAATCGACAACAAAACAAGTGACATCTTTATACATGGTGGTCTCTAAAGAAAAACATGCACATTTGGAACAATGTTCTTCATAATTTCCTTAAACTTGTCGGTTGAGATGCGCAAATCTATTCTTTGTTCCCTTTGCAAATTGTCTTTTGTGAAATGTAGAAGAATGCGATTTTCTCACTTTTGTTAAAACTAGGGTTACATTGAAAAGCAGTCAGAAAAGAATAGTTGTAACTGCCAGCGCCAACACACAGAGAGAGGTATAGAGATGAACTGCATGTcaagcattacataatgaatcaGTTCCAGGCACTAAGTAAGCttccattttgtttctttagCACTGGaactaaaacaaatgtttttctaaAGTTAACACAATCATCATTTGGGTTCCTAAACTGATTTTTCCATATATACATTAAATTACAATTCTTTATCTTTGTACCCACATATTTGTATGAGGTGGACCTTTCCAAAAATTTACTGTCAGAAGTAAAAATGCTGAGATTGTAATTCTTCATGTATTTCCACATGGTGGtactatgcaatttcctccgggattaataaagtatctatctatctatctatctatctatctatctatctatctatctatctatctatctatctatctatctatctatctatctatctatctatctatctatctatctatctatctatctatctatctatctatctatctatctatctatctatctatctatctatctatctatctatctatctatctatctatctatctatctatcattgtTTGCACTAGTCTCAGCTGACACCAGTAATGGAAACAGGAAAATACAACCATTAGCTTTGCCCCATCACATAAAGCAGACTGAGTGAAACTAAAGCACAACTACAGCCATGAGTTTCTGTCAGACTTTACAAACCACTGCAGGAGCCAATGACTGGGAGAGCTAGGACAAATTAGTTCTGTCTGTGCTACACTAAATTAGCACAGACAGAACCACGGCCTCACCTAAAGCTGCCTCCATAAGGAATGCCATCAACACTGTAATAGGATGTAGAAGCATGGTAGATGTGGAGGTTTTAGTGATAGGATCCCCATCAAACTGGCTCTTCCAGTATCTcagcaaacattttcttgttGGATATCATGGCGGATTTTATCAGCCTATTGAGATTCAGTCAGTGTGGAAGGAAAAACTACTCCATCTTTGTATTCACTGTGACACCGTTGCCGGAAAATTTACCAGTTTGCATCCAGAGGATGGTCTGTTTAACTGAATGAACTTCAGATCATGAGCTATTGATGGCTGAAATGTAGTGCACCGTCTGTTCTGTAGGGAGCTGGTTCTTGACAAGCCCCCACAGACCTGCTGGTCTGGGTTGTGTGGTTACCCCTCTTTGGTGTCTCAGGTCCACATCCTGAAGGCTGATGGACTTGCTGGTCAAGACTCTAACGGAGGTACACAAGACACTCCTTACAGTACTAATTTCTagtgtatttcatttcatttctcttaTATTGGGTTATCTTACCTTATCATTAGGTGATATAGTATTAGGTGATATTATATTATGTGatgttatataaaaataaaatacattcagtTAGTCATgttctatttgtttttgaatcTAGTCATTTGAGCTAATATGTACAATTGCAGACAAATATTGGTCCTgtattgtcttgtttttaagTACTTattgtatacagtataaagtTTTACATACAGCCTCTGTGACTTGTTGGAGCTAAATTGTTGGATTTTAAAAGACACTTTAAAAGTAAAGTTACACACTAACAtaatgtattgtgtgtgtgtgtgtgtgtgtgtgtgtgtgtgtgtgtgtgtttcactagCATGTGACCCCTACGTTATAATTCATTGTGAAGGACAGAAGGTGCGCTCTCCGGTCCATAAAAAGACTTGCAGTCCTGTTTTCGATACAAAGGGTCTTTTCTATAGGAAGAAAGCCAACCAACCAATCGATGTTGaggtta is a genomic window of Antennarius striatus isolate MH-2024 chromosome 2, ASM4005453v1, whole genome shotgun sequence containing:
- the LOC137605728 gene encoding calpain-5-like codes for the protein MVVPYEGQSFSTLRRQCRQNGRLFEDPLFPASDQSLFYQTNRIGRVTWKRPKELSSNPHLFVDGLSAHDLHQGQLGNCWFVAACSSLASRETLWQKVIPDWKDQEWDDDKPESYAGIFHFQFWRFGDWVDVVIDDRLPTVNGQLVYCHSNDSNEFWSALVEKAYAKMCGCYEGLDGGNTADALVDFTGGVSEPMDLTENGFKEDKEKCDELFERVLKVHNRGGLISCSIRATSAADMEARLACGLVKGHAYAVTDVRRVRLGHGLLAFFKSDKLTMIRMRNPWGQSEWSGPWSDSSEEWKKVSKSEREKIGVTVQDDGEFWMTFDDFIANFTDLILCRLINTSYLSVHKTWEEAVMNGSWRRHDDPILNRAGGCTNNKQSFLQNPQFLFDVTKPEDEVLICLQQRDRRATLRDGRGENLAIGFDIHRVELNRKYRMHVTQQKVGGSIYINSRSVFSRIDLTEGRYVIIPTTFDPNLEGDFLLRIFTDVTSHCRELVLDKPPQTCWSGLCGYPSLVSQVHILKADGLAGQDSNGACDPYVIIHCEGQKVRSPVHKKTCSPVFDTKGLFYRKKANQPIDVEIYNHNALMDSFLGQVTLSVDPGAFQQTLHLRDKGDRRNNDLRGTLTVVISTSTVLTDI